A genomic region of Noviherbaspirillum sp. L7-7A contains the following coding sequences:
- a CDS encoding GtrA family protein, translating to MVLDQRFLIYLAGGALSAAIDVGIFQALLTVGASLIVATSTGFFVSLVVNYLFHARFTFTTSARTASFGKYLVVVAFNYCIALGMVTLAASLIGSPLAGKILSLPVIAVIGFFAGKYWIFK from the coding sequence GTGGTGCTTGATCAGCGGTTTCTCATCTATCTCGCTGGCGGTGCGCTGAGCGCGGCCATCGATGTCGGTATCTTCCAGGCACTTTTGACAGTTGGCGCCAGCTTGATTGTGGCCACGTCAACCGGCTTCTTCGTCTCGCTGGTGGTGAATTATCTGTTTCATGCAAGGTTTACCTTTACCACCAGCGCGCGCACCGCATCGTTCGGAAAATATCTGGTCGTTGTAGCTTTCAACTATTGCATTGCACTGGGCATGGTGACACTTGCGGCGTCCTTGATAGGTAGCCCGCTGGCAGGAAAAATTCTTTCATTGCCTGTGATTGCCGTGATTGGATTCTTTGCCGGGAAATACTGGATTTTCAAGTAA
- the waaA gene encoding lipid IV(A) 3-deoxy-D-manno-octulosonic acid transferase gives MRLLYSLLWWVGLPLVLMRLWWRGRKEPGYRRHIGERLGFYTDAAPAPGNQLIWLHAVSVGETRAAEPLIAALLDVYPDRSLLMTHMTPTGRATGRELYGHYGERFHQVYLPYDTGWMVKRFLKHFAPRLCILMETEVWPNLIAQCNARHVPVALVNARLSARSLARAGRFGGLLQKAAQGIACIAAQTEADAQRLRQAGANSVEVTGNIKFDVSPTPAMLDAGAAMHGRFGKRPVLLCASTREGEEAMILDALVQTETPLGEALLVIVPRHPQRFDDVAREIEARGLAYRRRSSLGYEVPPEVRVVLGDSMGEMFAYYVAADLAFIGGSLAPLGGQNLIEACAVGTPVLIGPHTFNFSAVSEDAITDGAAIRVDSAAAMLQQAAALLADGDARKAMGMRAREYALQHRGATARTVWLLAPLLG, from the coding sequence ATGCGTCTGCTTTATTCGTTGTTGTGGTGGGTTGGCCTGCCGCTGGTATTGATGCGCCTGTGGTGGCGCGGCCGCAAGGAGCCGGGCTATCGCCGGCATATCGGCGAACGGCTGGGCTTTTACACGGATGCAGCGCCGGCGCCGGGCAACCAGCTGATCTGGCTGCATGCGGTATCGGTGGGCGAGACCCGCGCCGCCGAGCCGCTGATTGCCGCGCTGCTGGATGTCTATCCCGACCGCAGCCTGCTGATGACCCATATGACGCCCACCGGCCGCGCCACCGGGCGCGAGCTGTATGGCCATTACGGCGAGCGCTTCCACCAGGTCTATCTGCCCTATGACACCGGCTGGATGGTGAAGCGCTTCCTGAAGCATTTCGCGCCGCGCCTGTGCATCCTGATGGAGACCGAGGTCTGGCCCAACCTGATCGCCCAGTGCAATGCCCGCCATGTGCCGGTGGCGCTGGTCAATGCGCGGCTGTCGGCCCGTTCGCTGGCCCGTGCCGGTCGCTTCGGCGGCCTGCTGCAGAAGGCCGCGCAGGGCATTGCCTGCATCGCCGCCCAGACCGAGGCCGATGCCCAGCGGCTGCGCCAGGCCGGCGCCAACAGCGTGGAAGTCACCGGCAACATCAAGTTCGACGTCAGCCCGACGCCGGCCATGCTGGATGCGGGCGCGGCCATGCATGGCCGCTTCGGCAAGCGTCCGGTGCTGCTGTGCGCCAGCACGCGGGAAGGCGAGGAGGCGATGATCCTGGATGCGCTGGTGCAGACGGAAACCCCGCTGGGCGAGGCGCTGCTGGTGATCGTGCCGCGCCATCCGCAGCGCTTCGACGACGTGGCGCGCGAGATCGAGGCGCGCGGCCTGGCCTACCGGCGCCGTTCGTCCCTGGGATACGAGGTGCCGCCGGAAGTGCGGGTGGTGCTGGGCGACTCGATGGGCGAGATGTTTGCCTACTACGTCGCCGCCGACCTGGCCTTCATCGGCGGCAGCCTGGCGCCGCTGGGCGGGCAGAACCTGATCGAAGCCTGCGCCGTCGGCACCCCCGTGCTGATCGGCCCGCATACCTTCAACTTCAGCGCCGTCAGCGAAGACGCCATCACCGACGGCGCGGCCATCCGCGTTGACAGCGCCGCGGCCATGCTGCAGCAGGCGGCAGCGCTGCTGGCCGATGGCGACGCACGCAAGGCCATGGGCATGCGGGCCCGCGAATATGCGCTGCAGCACCGCGGCGCCACCGCCCGCACGGTATGGCTGCTGGCGCCCCTGCTGGGATAA
- a CDS encoding Kdo hydroxylase family protein, which yields MEQQIIDIDRRDWDAGSEPANPEWIAALEAGKVLHFPRLPFALQPGEEAYLTPDVRDPKVRNISLDAAGKLKGTVLDAAGQAGMARMVGRFRQQAQTLVAQLLPAYTGKLRSAPTSFRPSQVETRAQSWRADDRRLHVDAFPSRPNYGERILRVFTNVNPEGQPRVWRVGEPFEDVARHFLPRMKPYSPLQARLLRALHVTKSLRSEYDHLMLQLHDAMKSDLNYQRDARQVTMPFAPGAVWVCFSDQTSHAVMSGQYMLEQTFHLPADAQYDPAASPLAILTRLTGRTLI from the coding sequence ATGGAACAGCAAATCATTGATATCGACCGGCGCGACTGGGACGCCGGCTCCGAACCAGCCAACCCCGAATGGATCGCCGCGCTGGAAGCCGGCAAGGTGCTGCACTTCCCGCGGCTGCCGTTTGCATTGCAGCCGGGTGAAGAAGCCTATCTCACCCCCGACGTGCGCGACCCCAAGGTGCGCAACATCAGCCTCGACGCGGCCGGCAAGCTGAAGGGCACGGTGCTCGATGCCGCCGGCCAGGCCGGCATGGCCCGCATGGTCGGCCGCTTCCGGCAGCAGGCGCAGACCCTGGTGGCCCAGCTGCTGCCGGCCTATACCGGCAAGCTGCGCAGTGCGCCCACCAGCTTTCGCCCGTCGCAGGTCGAGACGCGGGCGCAGTCCTGGCGCGCCGACGACCGCCGCCTGCATGTCGATGCCTTCCCGTCGCGGCCCAATTACGGCGAGCGCATCCTGCGCGTGTTCACCAATGTCAATCCCGAGGGGCAGCCGCGGGTCTGGCGCGTGGGGGAGCCGTTCGAGGACGTTGCGCGGCACTTCCTGCCGCGCATGAAACCCTATTCGCCGCTGCAGGCGCGCCTGCTCCGCGCGCTGCATGTGACTAAGTCGCTGCGCAGCGAGTACGACCACCTGATGCTGCAGCTGCATGATGCGATGAAGTCGGACCTGAACTACCAGCGCGATGCGCGCCAGGTCACGATGCCGTTCGCGCCGGGCGCGGTCTGGGTCTGCTTTTCCGACCAGACCTCGCATGCGGTGATGTCCGGCCAGTACATGCTGGAGCAGACCTTTCATCTTCCCGCTGATGCCCAGTACGATCCGGCAGCCAGTCCCCTTGCCATCCTGACGCGGCTGACCGGCCGCACCCTTATCTGA
- the waaC gene encoding lipopolysaccharide heptosyltransferase I, whose protein sequence is MKILIVRVSSLGDVVHNMPMVADLRRHLPDAQIDWVVEEAYVSLVRLNDGVRNVIPVALRRWRKSLASAATRAEIRAFRAALRETDYDLVFDTQGLFKTGLLMRMARLAPDGRRIGLANATEGSGYEAVSRIFHTASIAVGRRTHAVQRAREVAAGALGYQVSGPADFNLQAPALRPDWLPREPYAVFFHGTAREAKQWPQQNWIALGASLATQGLAVLLPWGSPAEREAAQRIAAGIPGARVLPALPLMEAVTLAQRATLAVGVDTGLTHIAAAFCRPTVELYCNSQRWKTEGNWSPRIINLGDQGMPPGVEEVEAAALSLLERQAIRQPDTDPTRHNTADGTANH, encoded by the coding sequence ATGAAGATATTGATCGTGCGGGTTTCCTCGCTGGGCGACGTGGTGCACAACATGCCCATGGTGGCCGACCTGCGCCGCCATCTGCCCGATGCGCAGATCGACTGGGTGGTGGAAGAGGCCTATGTCAGCCTGGTGCGCCTGAACGACGGCGTGCGCAATGTGATCCCGGTTGCCTTGCGGCGCTGGCGCAAGAGCCTGGCCTCGGCCGCCACGCGTGCCGAGATCCGCGCCTTTCGGGCGGCCCTGCGCGAAACCGACTATGACCTGGTGTTCGACACCCAGGGCCTGTTCAAGACCGGCCTTCTGATGCGCATGGCGCGGCTGGCGCCGGACGGGCGTCGCATCGGCCTGGCCAATGCCACCGAAGGCTCGGGCTATGAGGCGGTGTCGCGGATCTTTCATACGGCCAGCATCGCCGTAGGCAGGCGTACCCATGCGGTGCAGCGTGCCCGCGAGGTGGCGGCCGGCGCGCTGGGCTACCAGGTCAGCGGGCCGGCCGACTTCAATCTGCAGGCGCCGGCGCTGCGGCCGGACTGGCTGCCGCGCGAGCCGTATGCGGTGTTCTTCCACGGCACCGCGCGCGAGGCCAAACAGTGGCCGCAGCAGAACTGGATCGCGCTGGGTGCATCCCTTGCCACGCAAGGGCTGGCCGTGCTGCTGCCGTGGGGCAGCCCTGCGGAACGCGAGGCGGCGCAAAGGATCGCGGCCGGCATTCCTGGCGCCCGGGTGCTGCCGGCGCTGCCGCTGATGGAAGCGGTGACGCTGGCCCAGCGCGCGACGCTGGCGGTGGGCGTCGACACTGGCCTGACCCATATCGCCGCGGCCTTCTGCCGGCCCACGGTGGAGCTGTATTGCAATTCGCAGCGCTGGAAGACCGAGGGTAACTGGTCGCCGCGCATCATCAATCTCGGCGACCAGGGCATGCCGCCCGGCGTAGAGGAAGTGGAAGCGGCGGCGCTGTCCCTGCTGGAACGCCAGGCCATTCGTCAGCCTGATACCGACCCGACACGGCATAATACGGCTGATGGAACAGCAAATCATTGA
- a CDS encoding IS30 family transposase has product MQKPTIYQQLQPEDRITIATMRQRGFSVRAIARTLERAPSTIAREVARNTSAGQSYGSHHAQLRAVACRRNARGRGKLDGQTVCWGVVRTMLGWKWSPQQISATLKRVFPHQREFHVSHETIYTAIYAHARGELRRELIACLRHGHSTRLPRSRGTDRRGQIPDMVSIHVRPPEVEDRIMPGHWEGDLIKGAGNQSAVGVLVERTSRLVLLARMEDATAASALAAFTAKLNAISAPLRQSLTYDQGKEMTRHADLAANTGVRVYFCDPHSPWQRGTCENTNGLLRQYLPKGTDLSVYSQEQLDAIADSVNTRPRATHNWLSPLQVYAAALASAHQPDTSIH; this is encoded by the coding sequence ATGCAGAAACCGACCATTTACCAGCAGCTTCAGCCTGAGGACCGAATTACCATTGCCACGATGAGACAGCGCGGCTTCAGTGTGCGGGCTATTGCCCGTACTCTGGAACGAGCGCCATCGACTATTGCTCGCGAGGTGGCTCGCAACACCAGTGCCGGGCAGAGCTATGGTTCCCACCATGCGCAATTGCGGGCGGTCGCTTGCCGGCGCAATGCTCGTGGCAGAGGCAAACTGGATGGGCAAACCGTGTGCTGGGGCGTGGTACGCACCATGCTCGGCTGGAAGTGGTCGCCGCAACAGATATCGGCTACCCTCAAGCGGGTCTTTCCTCACCAACGCGAGTTCCACGTGTCCCACGAAACGATCTATACCGCTATCTATGCCCATGCCCGGGGCGAACTGCGCCGCGAACTTATCGCCTGCCTGCGTCATGGCCACAGCACGCGCCTGCCACGCAGTCGCGGCACCGATCGCCGGGGGCAGATCCCGGACATGGTTAGCATCCACGTGCGCCCGCCGGAAGTCGAGGACCGCATCATGCCGGGCCACTGGGAAGGCGACCTCATCAAGGGCGCTGGCAACCAGTCCGCAGTCGGGGTGCTCGTTGAGCGCACAAGCCGTCTGGTGCTGCTGGCGCGCATGGAAGATGCGACTGCGGCCTCGGCATTGGCGGCCTTCACGGCCAAGCTCAATGCCATCAGTGCACCGCTGCGCCAGAGCCTGACCTATGACCAGGGAAAGGAAATGACTCGCCATGCCGACTTGGCGGCCAATACTGGCGTGCGCGTCTACTTCTGCGACCCGCATAGTCCCTGGCAGCGCGGTACTTGCGAGAACACCAACGGCCTGTTGCGCCAGTATCTGCCCAAGGGAACGGATCTGTCGGTCTATAGCCAGGAACAGCTCGATGCCATTGCTGACAGCGTCAATACGCGGCCACGCGCAACGCATAACTGGCTCTCGCCATTACAGGTTTATGCCGCCGCCTTGGCGAGTGCCCATCAACCTGATACGTCAATTCATTAA
- a CDS encoding glycosyltransferase family 2 protein, with protein MRRIAVVIPSYKVTRHILGVIDSIGQEVAAIYVVDDKCPDGSGDLVTAQCRDSRVVVLRHEVNQGVGGAVMTGYRAAVADGAEVIVKIDGDGQMDPNMISSFVQPILDGEADYTKGNRFFNLDEIGNMPPVRMFGNALLSLMTKLSSGYWDIFDPTNGYTAIHANIAGQLPYAKISKRYFFETDILFRLNTLRAVVQDVPMDATYGDEVSNLKISKIVGEFMGKHIRNFGKRIFYNYYLRDMSLASLELPLGVISLLFGLIYGGLRWAGSSEAGVATPAGTVMLSALPVIMGIQLILAFFSYDIAAVPSRAVHRSARFARRRSRGA; from the coding sequence GTGCGCCGCATTGCGGTTGTCATTCCAAGCTATAAGGTGACCCGCCATATTCTCGGCGTCATCGACTCGATTGGCCAGGAAGTGGCAGCCATCTACGTGGTCGACGACAAATGCCCCGACGGCAGTGGCGACCTGGTGACGGCGCAGTGCCGCGACAGCCGCGTGGTCGTGCTGCGGCATGAAGTGAATCAGGGCGTCGGCGGCGCAGTCATGACCGGCTACCGGGCGGCGGTGGCCGATGGCGCCGAGGTCATCGTCAAGATCGACGGCGATGGCCAGATGGACCCGAACATGATCTCGTCCTTCGTGCAGCCCATCCTGGATGGCGAGGCCGATTACACCAAGGGCAACCGCTTCTTCAATCTCGACGAGATCGGCAACATGCCGCCGGTGCGGATGTTCGGCAATGCGCTGCTGTCCCTGATGACCAAGCTGTCTTCTGGCTACTGGGATATCTTCGATCCCACCAATGGCTATACCGCGATCCACGCCAATATCGCCGGGCAATTGCCGTACGCAAAGATCAGCAAGCGCTATTTCTTCGAGACCGACATTCTGTTTCGCCTGAACACCCTGCGCGCCGTGGTGCAGGACGTGCCGATGGATGCCACCTATGGCGACGAGGTCAGCAACCTGAAGATCTCGAAGATCGTCGGGGAATTCATGGGCAAGCACATCCGGAATTTTGGCAAGCGGATTTTCTACAACTATTATTTGCGCGACATGTCGCTGGCTTCGCTGGAGTTGCCGCTGGGGGTGATTTCGCTGCTCTTCGGCCTGATTTATGGCGGCTTGCGCTGGGCCGGGTCGAGCGAGGCGGGCGTTGCCACGCCGGCTGGCACCGTGATGCTGTCAGCGTTGCCGGTCATTATGGGCATCCAGTTGATTCTTGCCTTTTTCTCGTACGATATTGCGGCCGTGCCGTCGCGGGCAGTGCATCGCAGCGCCAGGTTCGCGAGGAGGCGCTCGCGTGGTGCTTGA
- a CDS encoding oxidoreductase-like domain-containing protein, with product MATRISHDPRPQPPEQPGDDECCRSGCDPCIFDLYQQELQRYRESLAQWEARQAARQGSEDTAQ from the coding sequence ATGGCGACCCGTATCTCCCACGACCCCCGTCCGCAGCCGCCCGAACAGCCGGGCGACGATGAATGCTGCCGCAGCGGCTGCGACCCGTGCATCTTCGATCTTTACCAGCAGGAGCTGCAGCGGTACCGGGAGAGCCTGGCGCAGTGGGAAGCGCGCCAGGCGGCAAGGCAAGGCAGCGAGGATACGGCGCAATAG
- a CDS encoding nucleoside-diphosphate sugar epimerase/dehydratase produces MLPLTLFFAIWLRYDHIDPLLIRQYAWLLLAAPLVSIPIFIRIGLYRAMIRFIDPKIVYVVVLGVSLSLVVLVTMSAIITRLEGLSRGVFGIYWVSAILYMVAGRFIARGYFIRAMGPLDGTRVAIYGAGNAGVQLASALRMVPDYTPVAFIDDNRDLQGATIAGIRVHGSDNLERLIVRRSIKEVLVAMPSLSRAQQKTILNRLEPLKVKVKITPPVGSLLSGQLRLQDVRDIEIEDLLGRDPVAPDMGLLASCITGKSVLVTGAGGSIGSELCRQIVRLKPRRMLLLESAEFNLYSIEQELQGMRQSLGVELELIPFLGSVLDQQKCTRMLQTFNVDTIYHAAAYKHVPLVEHNPVEGIRNNVFGTLAIARAAVDARVGRFVLISTDKAVRPTNVMGCTKRMAELILQAFAREQKHTRFCMVRFGNVLGSSGSVVPLFHSQIMAGGPITVTHPEITRYFMTISEAAQLVLQAGAMGEGGDVFVLDMGEPVKIIDLARRMIHLSGHEVKSDATPEGTIEIRQIGLRPGEKLYEELLIGANAQGTGHPLIMRAQEAELAWPALQRILDRLNEACNRFDVETVRELLLEAVSEYAPQCGIEDFIWTARTARNKPEAARIHAVK; encoded by the coding sequence ATGCTACCGCTCACGCTTTTCTTTGCCATCTGGCTGCGTTACGACCATATCGACCCGTTGCTGATCAGGCAGTACGCCTGGCTGCTGCTGGCTGCGCCGCTGGTGTCTATCCCGATCTTCATTCGCATAGGACTGTACCGGGCCATGATCCGGTTTATCGATCCGAAAATCGTCTATGTGGTGGTGCTGGGCGTATCGCTGTCGCTGGTGGTGCTGGTCACGATGTCGGCCATCATCACCCGCCTGGAAGGCCTGTCGCGTGGCGTGTTCGGCATTTACTGGGTCAGCGCCATCCTGTACATGGTGGCGGGGCGGTTCATTGCGCGCGGCTACTTCATCCGGGCCATGGGGCCGCTGGACGGCACTCGGGTGGCGATCTATGGCGCCGGCAATGCCGGGGTTCAACTGGCCAGCGCATTGCGTATGGTGCCCGATTACACCCCGGTGGCCTTCATCGATGACAACCGCGATCTGCAGGGTGCCACCATTGCCGGCATCCGGGTTCATGGATCGGACAATCTGGAACGACTGATTGTCCGCCGCAGCATCAAGGAAGTGCTGGTGGCCATGCCCAGTCTGAGCCGGGCTCAGCAGAAGACCATCCTGAACCGGCTGGAACCGCTGAAGGTCAAGGTCAAGATTACGCCGCCGGTAGGCAGTTTGTTGTCCGGCCAGTTGCGCCTGCAGGATGTGCGCGACATCGAGATCGAGGACTTGCTGGGGCGTGACCCTGTTGCGCCGGACATGGGCCTGCTGGCTAGCTGCATTACCGGCAAGTCGGTGTTGGTGACGGGCGCGGGCGGCTCGATCGGCTCGGAACTGTGCCGCCAGATCGTGCGTTTGAAGCCCCGCCGCATGCTGCTGCTGGAAAGCGCGGAATTCAATCTCTACAGCATCGAGCAGGAGCTGCAGGGCATGCGCCAGTCGCTGGGCGTCGAACTGGAACTGATCCCTTTCCTGGGCTCAGTGCTGGACCAGCAGAAATGCACCCGCATGCTGCAGACCTTCAATGTCGACACTATTTACCACGCCGCTGCCTACAAGCATGTGCCGCTGGTGGAGCACAACCCGGTCGAGGGCATACGCAACAATGTATTCGGCACGCTGGCCATTGCGCGTGCAGCGGTCGATGCCCGGGTCGGCCGCTTCGTGCTGATTTCCACCGACAAGGCAGTGCGGCCGACCAATGTCATGGGCTGCACCAAGCGCATGGCCGAACTGATCCTGCAAGCCTTTGCACGCGAGCAAAAACATACCCGCTTCTGCATGGTACGGTTCGGCAACGTGCTTGGTTCCTCGGGTTCGGTGGTGCCGCTGTTTCATAGCCAGATCATGGCGGGCGGCCCGATTACCGTGACCCATCCTGAAATCACCCGCTACTTCATGACCATTTCGGAAGCCGCGCAGCTGGTGCTGCAGGCTGGCGCGATGGGCGAGGGCGGCGACGTGTTTGTTCTGGACATGGGCGAACCGGTTAAAATCATCGACCTTGCCAGGCGCATGATTCACCTGAGCGGCCATGAGGTCAAAAGCGATGCCACGCCGGAAGGCACGATCGAGATCCGGCAGATCGGCCTGCGGCCTGGTGAAAAGCTGTACGAGGAATTGCTGATCGGCGCCAATGCCCAGGGCACCGGGCATCCGCTGATCATGCGGGCGCAGGAAGCTGAGCTGGCATGGCCAGCGCTGCAGCGCATCCTGGACCGGCTCAATGAGGCATGCAACCGCTTCGACGTGGAGACCGTGCGCGAGTTACTGCTTGAAGCGGTGTCGGAATATGCGCCGCAATGCGGGATCGAGGATTTTATCTGGACCGCGCGCACTGCGCGCAACAAGCCGGAGGCGGCACGTATCCATGCCGTGAAATGA
- a CDS encoding peptide MFS transporter produces MQHSATAAPATADTLFGHPKGLFVLFFTEMWERFSYYGMRALLVLYMTKHLLAQIEQGAEVIGFATLKSGIEAMFGPLSHQALSSQIYGLYTGLVYLTPVFGGLLADQYIGQKRSIYYGALLMGIGHFLMASERFFLLALLFLIVGNGFFKPNISTQVGYLYAPTDMRRDRAYMIFYMGVNLGAFLAPLVCGTLGQKVGWHWGFGAAGVGMCIGLAVYHFGQHQLPPASLPARPQRSHAGAAKPERLTAEEWRRVVALIAVCTVTVIFWGIYEQQGNTLQLLADRQADWHVLGWEMPSSWFQSFNPLLIFVLTPFLNRFWGWQSRRASEPGSIVKMSLGCVIMSLGFVLLLALMQGLPAGQKLHWLWLFACVFFFTVGEIYLSPIGLSFVSKIAPRKIIAMMMGIWLLSSFFGNYMAGYLGSYYERIGSERFFTLMIALSLAASVILMLLARGLRRTVQGI; encoded by the coding sequence ATGCAGCACTCTGCTACCGCAGCACCGGCAACCGCCGATACCCTTTTCGGCCATCCCAAAGGCCTGTTCGTGCTGTTCTTCACCGAAATGTGGGAGCGGTTTTCTTACTACGGCATGCGGGCGCTGCTGGTGCTCTACATGACCAAGCACCTGCTTGCGCAAATCGAGCAGGGTGCGGAAGTGATAGGCTTTGCCACGCTCAAATCCGGTATCGAAGCCATGTTCGGCCCCCTGAGCCATCAGGCGCTGTCGAGCCAGATCTATGGCCTCTACACCGGGCTGGTGTACCTGACACCGGTGTTCGGTGGCCTGCTTGCCGACCAGTACATCGGCCAGAAGAGATCAATCTATTACGGCGCACTGTTGATGGGCATCGGCCACTTCCTGATGGCCAGCGAGCGCTTCTTCCTGCTGGCGCTGCTGTTCCTGATCGTGGGCAACGGCTTCTTCAAGCCCAATATCTCCACCCAGGTCGGCTATCTCTATGCCCCGACCGACATGCGGCGCGACCGCGCCTACATGATTTTCTACATGGGCGTGAACCTGGGCGCCTTCCTCGCGCCGCTGGTCTGCGGCACCTTGGGCCAGAAGGTGGGATGGCACTGGGGTTTCGGCGCGGCCGGCGTCGGCATGTGCATCGGGCTGGCGGTGTACCACTTCGGCCAGCATCAGCTGCCGCCCGCCAGCTTGCCAGCGCGCCCGCAGCGCAGCCATGCCGGTGCAGCAAAGCCGGAACGGCTCACAGCCGAAGAATGGCGGCGCGTGGTTGCGCTCATCGCGGTATGCACCGTGACCGTCATCTTCTGGGGCATCTATGAACAGCAGGGCAATACGCTGCAACTGCTGGCGGACCGGCAGGCCGACTGGCATGTCCTTGGCTGGGAAATGCCGTCGAGCTGGTTTCAGTCCTTCAATCCCCTGCTGATCTTCGTGCTGACGCCGTTCCTGAACCGCTTCTGGGGATGGCAATCGCGCCGCGCCAGCGAACCCGGCAGCATCGTCAAGATGAGCCTGGGCTGCGTGATCATGAGCCTGGGCTTCGTGCTGCTGCTGGCACTGATGCAGGGCCTGCCCGCCGGCCAGAAGCTGCACTGGCTATGGCTGTTTGCCTGCGTGTTCTTCTTCACGGTCGGCGAGATCTATCTGTCCCCGATCGGGCTGTCCTTTGTCAGCAAGATCGCGCCACGGAAGATCATCGCCATGATGATGGGCATCTGGCTGCTGTCGAGCTTCTTCGGCAACTACATGGCCGGTTACCTGGGCAGCTACTACGAGCGCATCGGCAGTGAGCGCTTCTTCACGCTGATGATTGCGCTGTCGCTTGCGGCAAGCGTCATCCTGATGCTGCTGGCCAGGGGCTTGCGGCGAACCGTGCAGGGCATATAG
- a CDS encoding phosphomannomutase/phosphoglucomutase encodes MLNLSPSIFKAYDIRGIIGKTLDESVARRIGQAFGTAVRAKGETTVVIGRDGRLSGPGLAAALAEGLQAAGVDVIDIGVVATPMVYFATSTLDARSGIMVTGSHNPPDYNGFKMVLSGEAIYGDAITALYRTIDTNGYASGQGSYRQLDIRNDYLQRIIGDIKLARPMKIVIDAGNGVAGAFAGDLYRGLGCEVTELFCEVDGNFPNHHPDPAHLENLEDLIHALKTSDAELGLAFDGDGDRLGVVTKDGQVIFPDRQLMLFAKDVLARNPGEKILYDVKCTRHLASWVTQNGGEPLMWKTGHSLVKAKMRETGAPLGGEMSGHIFFKDRWYGFDDGMYAGARLLELMSRESNPSAVLNALPQSTSTPELQLKLNEGENFALIEKLQKEAQFPGADQVITIDGLRVEYPDGFGLARSSNTTPVVVMRFEAENDAALARIQSEFKRVIQAAKPDAVLPY; translated from the coding sequence ATGCTCAATCTCTCTCCTTCCATTTTCAAGGCCTACGACATCCGCGGCATCATCGGCAAGACGCTGGACGAGTCCGTGGCGCGCCGCATCGGCCAGGCCTTTGGCACCGCCGTGCGGGCCAAGGGTGAAACCACGGTTGTCATCGGCCGCGACGGCCGCCTGTCCGGGCCGGGCCTGGCCGCGGCGCTGGCCGAAGGCCTGCAGGCCGCCGGCGTGGACGTGATCGACATCGGCGTGGTTGCCACGCCCATGGTCTACTTTGCTACCAGCACGCTGGATGCGCGCTCCGGCATCATGGTGACCGGCAGCCACAATCCGCCGGACTACAACGGCTTCAAGATGGTGCTGTCGGGCGAGGCAATCTATGGCGACGCCATCACCGCGCTGTACCGCACCATCGACACCAACGGCTATGCAAGCGGGCAGGGCAGCTACCGGCAACTGGATATCCGCAACGACTACCTGCAGCGCATCATCGGCGACATCAAGCTGGCGCGGCCGATGAAGATCGTCATCGATGCCGGCAACGGCGTGGCGGGCGCCTTCGCGGGCGACCTGTACCGCGGCCTGGGCTGCGAAGTCACCGAGCTGTTCTGCGAGGTCGACGGCAACTTCCCGAATCACCATCCGGACCCGGCGCACCTGGAAAACCTGGAAGACCTGATCCATGCGCTGAAGACCTCCGATGCCGAGCTGGGCCTGGCCTTCGACGGCGACGGCGACCGGCTGGGTGTGGTTACCAAGGATGGCCAGGTGATCTTTCCCGACCGCCAGCTGATGCTGTTTGCCAAGGACGTGCTGGCCCGCAATCCCGGCGAAAAGATTCTCTATGACGTCAAGTGCACCCGCCACCTGGCGAGCTGGGTCACGCAGAACGGCGGCGAGCCGCTGATGTGGAAGACCGGCCATTCGCTGGTCAAGGCCAAGATGCGCGAGACCGGCGCGCCGCTGGGTGGCGAGATGAGCGGCCACATCTTCTTCAAGGACCGCTGGTATGGCTTTGACGACGGCATGTATGCCGGCGCGCGCCTCCTGGAACTGATGAGCCGCGAGAGCAACCCGTCGGCGGTGCTGAACGCGCTGCCGCAGTCGACCAGCACGCCCGAGCTGCAACTGAAGCTCAACGAAGGCGAAAACTTCGCGCTGATCGAGAAGCTGCAGAAGGAAGCGCAGTTCCCCGGCGCCGACCAGGTCATCACCATCGACGGCCTGCGCGTGGAATATCCGGACGGCTTCGGCCTGGCGCGTTCGTCCAACACCACGCCGGTGGTGGTGATGCGCTTCGAGGCCGAGAACGATGCGGCGCTGGCGCGCATCCAGTCCGAGTTCAAGCGGGTGATCCAGGCTGCCAAGCCGGACGCCGTGCTGCCTTACTGA